From one Bacteroides fragilis NCTC 9343 genomic stretch:
- a CDS encoding sensor histidine kinase, with the protein MNKRLYTIFLISVFLLLPGFSTAAERIYNVLFVQSYAPETPWHNDLVRGLKDGFGESGLKVNITTEFLDANFWTYQSEKLIMRRFCERARERGTDLIVTVSDEAFHTLLTCGDSLALQLPVVFFNIKYPEGSLIDSLPNVCGYTANPDFGELLRQASRLFPTRTEVVCISDNSLLSSKGKDDFMNEWEGFVEEHPEYTVTFYNSQTDTTNKIIASTCYPRNTHKTLIIAPKWSSFMSFIGRNSKAPFFSCENLALTNGAFGAYDADSYASAHEVGRTAADVLRGKSPSEVGIIESPLKFMYDFKQLVFFKVDPKQASAIGGTIINEPYMEKYRMLYILLYSSILALLVFLIVWLYRINRRESRRRIHAQTRLLIQNRLVAQRDEFDNVFHSIRDGVITYDTDFRIHFTNRSLLKMLHLPKDEAARPYEGLPAGSIFKIYNNGKEILRPMLKQVVTEESSVVIPENSFMQEVHSGSYFPVSGEVVPIRAHGKITGMALSARNISDEEMQKRFFSMAVDESSIYPWQYNIRTGLFTFPAGFLTRFGFAENKTTISRGEMDRMIHPDDQESAYEIFNRALAGLSQSTRMSFRQLSGDGNYEWWEYRTSVLAGLTTDTPYSILGVCQSIQRYKTTEEELTAARDKALQADKLKSAFLANMSHEIRTPLNAIVGFSDLLSDTSGFTEEEVKLFIETINKNCGLLLALINDILDLSRIESGTMDFQFAGHNLPLLMKNVYDSQRLNMPPGVQLVLKLPENSKKYLVTDNVRLQQVVNNLINNAVKFTTQGSITFGYTEEEPGYTSLFVEDTGKGISEDGLRHIFERFYKVDSFTQGAGLGLSICQTIVGRLNGTITVTSEEGHGTRFTVRLPDICE; encoded by the coding sequence ATGAACAAACGATTATATACTATATTTCTTATATCTGTCTTCTTATTACTCCCGGGATTTTCCACTGCTGCGGAACGTATTTATAATGTTCTCTTCGTTCAGTCGTATGCTCCGGAAACACCTTGGCATAATGACTTGGTCCGGGGGTTGAAGGACGGTTTCGGTGAATCGGGATTGAAAGTGAATATTACAACCGAATTTCTGGATGCCAATTTCTGGACTTATCAATCCGAAAAGCTGATTATGCGTCGTTTTTGCGAACGGGCCCGTGAAAGGGGAACAGACTTGATTGTTACCGTCAGTGATGAGGCTTTTCATACTTTACTGACATGCGGAGACTCGTTAGCCTTGCAGTTGCCCGTTGTCTTTTTTAATATAAAATATCCGGAAGGCAGCCTGATCGATTCGTTACCCAATGTGTGTGGATATACGGCGAATCCCGATTTCGGAGAATTACTGAGGCAGGCGAGTCGCCTTTTTCCTACCCGGACGGAGGTGGTCTGTATCTCCGACAACAGCCTGCTGAGTTCGAAAGGGAAAGATGATTTTATGAACGAATGGGAAGGCTTTGTGGAGGAGCATCCGGAATATACGGTGACCTTTTATAATTCGCAGACCGATACAACCAATAAAATTATTGCTTCTACCTGCTATCCCCGCAATACACATAAGACATTGATCATCGCTCCTAAGTGGTCGTCTTTTATGTCCTTTATCGGTCGTAACTCAAAAGCGCCTTTCTTTTCGTGCGAGAACCTTGCGTTGACTAATGGTGCCTTTGGCGCGTATGATGCCGATTCGTATGCTTCGGCGCATGAAGTAGGGCGGACGGCCGCCGATGTGCTGCGTGGCAAATCTCCCTCGGAAGTGGGAATCATTGAATCTCCTTTGAAGTTTATGTACGATTTCAAGCAGCTTGTGTTTTTTAAGGTAGATCCCAAGCAGGCGAGTGCTATCGGCGGAACCATTATTAACGAGCCATACATGGAGAAATATCGTATGCTGTACATCTTGTTGTATAGTTCGATATTGGCTTTACTGGTGTTCCTGATAGTGTGGTTGTATCGTATAAACCGTCGTGAATCCCGCCGTCGCATCCATGCCCAGACCCGCCTGCTGATACAAAACCGGTTGGTGGCCCAACGTGATGAATTTGATAATGTGTTTCATTCCATCCGTGATGGTGTGATCACTTACGACACCGATTTCCGTATTCATTTTACCAATCGTTCTTTATTGAAGATGCTGCATTTGCCCAAAGATGAAGCCGCTCGACCTTACGAAGGCTTGCCGGCAGGCAGTATTTTTAAGATCTACAATAATGGTAAAGAGATTCTCCGTCCTATGCTCAAGCAAGTGGTGACTGAAGAAAGCAGCGTAGTCATTCCGGAAAATTCATTTATGCAAGAGGTGCACAGTGGAAGTTATTTCCCGGTTTCAGGAGAGGTTGTTCCTATCCGTGCACATGGAAAAATTACGGGAATGGCTCTCTCTGCCCGTAATATATCGGATGAAGAGATGCAGAAGCGTTTTTTCAGTATGGCGGTAGACGAGAGTTCTATCTACCCTTGGCAATATAATATCCGCACCGGCCTGTTTACTTTCCCTGCGGGCTTTCTGACACGTTTTGGTTTTGCGGAAAATAAGACTACCATTTCACGTGGCGAGATGGACCGGATGATTCATCCGGACGATCAGGAATCGGCATATGAGATTTTCAACCGGGCACTGGCGGGCCTCAGTCAGAGTACGCGTATGAGTTTCCGTCAGCTTAGTGGTGACGGTAATTATGAGTGGTGGGAATATCGGACGTCGGTGCTTGCAGGATTGACAACAGATACGCCCTACAGTATTTTGGGAGTATGCCAGAGTATACAACGCTATAAGACAACCGAAGAGGAATTAACCGCAGCGCGTGATAAAGCACTTCAGGCGGATAAATTGAAATCGGCTTTCCTTGCCAATATGAGTCATGAGATACGTACGCCGCTGAATGCGATTGTAGGTTTCTCTGATTTGTTGAGCGATACCAGCGGGTTTACCGAAGAAGAGGTTAAGCTATTTATAGAGACTATCAATAAGAATTGCGGACTGTTGCTGGCACTTATCAATGATATTCTCGATTTGTCCCGTATAGAATCCGGCACAATGGATTTTCAGTTTGCCGGTCACAATCTTCCGTTATTGATGAAGAATGTATACGATTCACAGCGTTTGAATATGCCTCCGGGAGTGCAGCTGGTGCTGAAGTTGCCGGAGAATAGCAAAAAGTATCTGGTGACGGATAATGTCCGCCTCCAACAAGTGGTAAACAACTTGATCAACAATGCCGTTAAGTTTACGACCCAAGGTTCGATTACATTCGGATATACCGAAGAAGAACCCGGCTACACTTCTCTTTTTGTCGAAGACACCGGAAAAGGTATTTCGGAAGATGGATTGAGGCATATCTTTGAACGTTTCTATAAGGTAGATAGCTTTACTCAGGGTGCGGGGCTCGGACTGAGTATTTGCCAGACTATCGTAGGACGTCTGAACGGGACGATTACCGTCACTTCAGAAGAAGGGCACGGAACCCGTTTCACTGTCCGCCTTCCGGATATTTGCGAATAA
- a CDS encoding TolC family protein: protein MKRYFLLSAFAFCSLALSAQETQEITLNEAIALARTQSVDAAVALNELKTAYWEYRTFRADLLPEVNFSGTLPSYSKQYNSYQNEDGSYSFVRSNKLGLNGALSIDQNIWFTGGKVSLSSSLDFMKQLGSGGSRQFMSVPIALQLTQPIFGVNNLKWNRRIEPVRYEEAKAAFITATETVTMNAITYFFNLLSAKETLGTARQNQVNADRLYEVAGAKRKMGQISENELLQLKLAALKARAAVTDAESNLNAHMFRLRSFLAIGNDLILEPVVPESAPNLKMEYNQVLNKALERNSFAHNIRRRQLEAEYEVATARGNLRSVDLFANVGYTGLNKDLSPAYHNLLDNQVVEVGVKIPILDWGKRRGKVRVAKSNRDVTLSKIKKEQMDFDQDIFLLVEHFNNQAQQLSIANEADKIAQQRYKTSVETFLIGKINTLDLNDAQNSKDDARQKHINELYWYWYYYYQLRSLTLWDFQNNTPLEADFEDIVKK from the coding sequence ATGAAACGATACTTTCTACTTTCTGCTTTTGCATTTTGCTCGTTGGCGCTGAGTGCGCAGGAAACGCAGGAAATCACCTTGAATGAAGCCATTGCACTGGCACGAACACAGTCTGTAGATGCAGCAGTAGCTCTGAATGAGCTGAAGACAGCTTATTGGGAGTACCGCACGTTTCGCGCCGATCTTCTTCCGGAAGTAAATTTCAGCGGTACATTGCCCAGTTACAGCAAGCAGTATAACAGTTATCAGAATGAAGACGGCTCTTACTCGTTTGTCCGCAGTAATAAGTTAGGATTGAACGGTGCTTTGTCTATCGACCAGAACATCTGGTTTACGGGAGGTAAAGTTTCATTGTCCTCTTCACTCGACTTTATGAAACAGTTAGGTTCCGGAGGAAGCCGGCAGTTCATGTCTGTCCCTATCGCCCTTCAACTGACTCAGCCCATTTTCGGAGTAAACAACCTGAAGTGGAACCGCCGTATCGAACCGGTGCGTTACGAAGAGGCGAAAGCCGCTTTTATTACTGCGACGGAGACGGTGACCATGAATGCGATCACTTACTTCTTCAATTTGCTGTCGGCAAAGGAGACACTGGGCACTGCCCGACAGAATCAGGTGAATGCCGACCGTTTGTACGAGGTGGCCGGGGCTAAACGAAAAATGGGTCAAATCTCAGAAAATGAACTTCTGCAACTGAAGCTTGCCGCCCTGAAAGCCCGGGCTGCCGTGACGGATGCAGAAAGCAATCTCAATGCCCATATGTTCCGTTTGCGCTCTTTCCTGGCCATAGGAAACGACCTGATACTGGAACCTGTGGTACCGGAATCGGCTCCCAACCTAAAGATGGAATACAACCAAGTGCTGAACAAAGCACTGGAACGCAATTCGTTTGCCCACAATATTCGTCGTCGTCAGTTAGAGGCCGAATATGAAGTTGCAACAGCCCGGGGAAATCTCAGGAGCGTCGATCTTTTTGCCAATGTAGGTTATACGGGACTGAATAAAGACTTATCTCCTGCCTATCACAATTTGCTAGACAATCAGGTGGTTGAGGTCGGTGTTAAAATTCCAATCCTCGACTGGGGCAAACGCCGTGGAAAAGTGAGGGTAGCCAAGAGTAACCGGGACGTTACCCTGTCCAAGATAAAGAAGGAACAGATGGATTTCGATCAGGACATCTTCCTGCTGGTCGAGCATTTCAACAATCAGGCACAGCAGCTTTCCATAGCCAATGAGGCCGATAAGATTGCGCAACAGCGCTATAAGACGAGTGTCGAAACATTCCTGATCGGTAAGATCAATACACTCGATCTGAACGACGCCCAGAACTCGAAAGACGATGCGCGCCAAAAACATATCAACGAACTGTACTGGTATTGGTATTACTATTATCAACTCCGTAGCCTGACGTTGTGGGATTTCCAAAACAATACTCCCCTGGAAGCTGATTTTGAAGATATTGTAAAAAAATAA